From Cellulosimicrobium cellulans, the proteins below share one genomic window:
- the ruvC gene encoding crossover junction endodeoxyribonuclease RuvC, giving the protein MRVLGVDPGLTRCGVGVVDSARGRRAELVAVGVIRTDPDLSVDLRLLRIAERLDAWFDEHVPDVVAVERVFAQHNVGTVMGTAQAAGLAMVGAAKRGVPVALHTPSEVKAAVTGSGRAGKEQVQRMVASILGLAEPPRPADAADALALAICHLWRPSGALQGGERHELTPAQRAWAAAEHAAKGRRAPR; this is encoded by the coding sequence GTGCGCGTTCTCGGAGTGGATCCTGGGCTGACCCGGTGCGGTGTCGGGGTGGTGGACTCCGCGCGCGGGCGGCGGGCCGAGCTCGTGGCCGTCGGCGTGATCCGGACGGACCCGGACCTCAGCGTGGACCTGCGGCTCCTGCGGATCGCGGAGCGGCTCGACGCGTGGTTCGACGAGCACGTGCCGGACGTCGTCGCGGTCGAGCGCGTGTTCGCCCAGCACAACGTCGGGACCGTGATGGGCACGGCCCAGGCCGCGGGTCTCGCGATGGTCGGGGCGGCGAAGCGGGGCGTCCCCGTGGCGCTGCACACGCCGTCGGAGGTCAAGGCCGCGGTGACGGGGAGCGGGCGCGCGGGCAAGGAGCAGGTCCAGCGCATGGTCGCGAGCATCCTGGGGCTCGCGGAGCCGCCGAGGCCCGCGGACGCCGCCGACGCGCTCGCGCTCGCGATCTGCCACCTGTGGCGGCCGTCGGGTGCGCTCCAGGGCGGCGAGCGGCACGAGCTGACGCCGGCGCAGCGCGCCTGGGCCGCGGCGGAGCACGCGGCGAAGGGACGGCGGGCGCCGCGCTGA
- the ruvA gene encoding Holliday junction branch migration protein RuvA, with product MIASLSGVVASVQLDRTVLEVGGVGYLVHATPATLAGLRVGEDARLATSLVVREDSFTLYGFADDDERTVFETVQTVSGVGPRLALAMLAVHTPDALRRAVGGGDIAALVRVPGIGNKGAQRIALELGDKLGPPTGADAPGAETTAAANGTRRVDDRRDQVVEALVGLGWNLKAADDAVSTVLAQAGVDVVEAPDVAGALRAALRVLGGPRG from the coding sequence GTGATCGCGTCGCTGAGCGGAGTCGTGGCGAGCGTCCAGCTCGACCGCACCGTGCTCGAGGTCGGGGGAGTGGGGTACCTGGTGCACGCCACGCCGGCCACGCTCGCGGGCCTGCGCGTCGGCGAGGACGCCCGGCTCGCGACGAGCCTCGTGGTCCGCGAGGACTCCTTCACCCTCTACGGGTTCGCCGACGACGACGAGCGGACCGTCTTCGAGACCGTCCAGACCGTGAGCGGCGTCGGGCCCCGACTCGCGCTGGCGATGCTCGCGGTGCACACGCCCGACGCCCTGCGCCGCGCCGTGGGAGGTGGCGACATCGCCGCCCTCGTCCGCGTCCCCGGCATCGGGAACAAGGGTGCGCAGCGGATCGCGCTCGAGCTGGGCGACAAGCTCGGGCCGCCCACCGGTGCCGACGCCCCCGGGGCGGAGACGACCGCCGCCGCGAACGGGACGCGCCGGGTCGACGACCGCCGCGACCAGGTGGTCGAGGCGCTCGTGGGCCTCGGCTGGAACCTCAAGGCCGCCGACGACGCGGTCTCCACCGTGCTCGCCCAGGCCGGTGTCGACGTCGTCGAGGCGCCCGACGTGGCCGGCGCGCTGCGCGCCGCGCTGCGCGTCCTCGGCGGACCGAGGGGCTGA
- the ruvB gene encoding Holliday junction branch migration DNA helicase RuvB → MDGFGGDGTFSSERIVAAGADDLERAAEAALRPRRLEEFVGQAVVRDQLSLVLQAALARGSSPDHVLLSGPPGLGKTTLAMIIAAELGTSLRVTSGPAIQHAGDLAAVLSSLEEGEVLFIDEIHRLARPAEELLYMAMEDFRVDVVVGKGAGASAIPLSLPPFTAVGATTRAGLLPAPLRDRFGFTGHLDFYSSDELERVLSRSAGLLGVALDPDAAREIAGRSRGTPRIANRLLRRVRDWAQVRGDGSMDLAAARAALEVYEVDPIGLDRLDRAVLTALCTRFNGGPVGLTTLAVTVGEEAETVETVAEPYLVREGLIGRTPRGRVATPAAWAHLGLTPPREGGTLFDA, encoded by the coding sequence GTGGACGGCTTCGGCGGGGACGGGACGTTCTCGTCCGAGCGGATCGTCGCGGCGGGGGCCGACGACCTCGAGCGCGCCGCCGAGGCGGCGCTGCGCCCGCGCCGGCTCGAGGAGTTCGTCGGGCAGGCCGTCGTGCGCGACCAGCTCTCGCTCGTGCTCCAGGCCGCGCTCGCCCGCGGGAGCTCGCCGGACCACGTGCTCCTGTCCGGTCCGCCCGGGCTGGGCAAGACGACGCTGGCCATGATCATCGCGGCCGAGCTCGGCACGTCGCTGCGCGTGACGTCCGGCCCGGCGATCCAGCACGCGGGCGACCTGGCGGCCGTCCTCTCCTCGCTCGAGGAGGGCGAGGTGCTCTTCATCGACGAGATCCACCGCCTCGCGCGGCCCGCGGAGGAGCTCCTCTACATGGCGATGGAGGACTTCCGGGTCGACGTCGTCGTGGGCAAGGGCGCGGGCGCGAGCGCCATCCCGCTCTCGCTGCCGCCGTTCACGGCGGTCGGCGCCACGACGCGCGCGGGGCTGCTGCCCGCGCCGCTGCGCGACCGGTTCGGCTTCACCGGGCACCTCGACTTCTACTCGAGCGACGAGCTGGAGCGTGTGCTCTCCCGGTCCGCCGGGCTGCTCGGCGTGGCGCTCGACCCGGACGCCGCGCGCGAGATCGCCGGCCGCTCGCGCGGCACGCCCCGCATCGCCAACCGCCTGCTGCGGCGCGTGCGCGACTGGGCGCAGGTCCGCGGCGACGGGAGCATGGACCTCGCGGCCGCGCGGGCGGCGCTCGAGGTCTACGAGGTGGACCCCATCGGCCTCGACCGCCTCGACCGGGCGGTCCTCACGGCGCTCTGCACGCGGTTCAACGGCGGGCCGGTCGGGCTGACGACGCTCGCCGTGACGGTCGGCGAGGAGGCGGAGACGGTCGAGACGGTCGCCGAGCCGTACCTGGTGCGCGAGGGACTGATCGGGCGGACCCCGCGCGGGCGCGTCGCGACCCCGGCCGCGTGGGCGCACCTCGGACTCACCCCGCCGCGCGAGGGCGGCACCCTGTTCGACGCCTGA
- the yajC gene encoding preprotein translocase subunit YajC encodes MDISFILILALAAGAMFLMTSRTRKQQREAQNFRATLAPGQEVMTGSGMFGTIVDVDEDADIITIESTPGNQSRWLRAAISKLVDPPVEPEEEESESDEATDDAALYGSASPASKEDVDDLVVPDDLSGLTGEATDKDRDRRDEGTESK; translated from the coding sequence ATGGATATCAGCTTCATCCTCATCCTCGCCCTCGCGGCGGGTGCGATGTTCCTCATGACCAGCCGCACCCGCAAGCAGCAGCGCGAGGCCCAGAACTTCCGGGCGACGCTCGCCCCCGGGCAGGAGGTGATGACGGGCTCGGGCATGTTCGGCACGATCGTCGACGTCGACGAGGACGCCGACATCATCACGATCGAGTCGACTCCGGGCAACCAGTCCCGGTGGCTGCGGGCGGCCATCTCGAAGCTCGTCGACCCGCCGGTCGAGCCCGAGGAGGAGGAGTCGGAGTCCGACGAGGCCACCGACGACGCCGCGCTCTACGGCAGCGCGTCGCCCGCGTCCAAGGAGGACGTCGACGACCTCGTCGTCCCCGACGACCTGTCCGGCCTGACCGGCGAGGCCACGGACAAGGACCGTGACCGTCGCGACGAGGGCACCGAGAGCAAGTGA
- the secD gene encoding protein translocase subunit SecD codes for MANSSTRRSRPVRTIVLFLLLSVVLFGALFAGTKVDGRSADNPGGASFAPALALDLEGGTQIVLQPVTEDASAVTPETINQAINVIRQRIDAQGVSETEITSQGRDKIVVGIPGQPSQETIDLVSASAQMRFRPVLTVGMPTATPAEDATGDEAATEESADPATESADPATDDATDPAADGATDPAADAATDAPADDATTGTDTETTRPENPSDLAQITPELQAEFDALDCTLPENQVGGDSGPTDAAFVSCADDGSAKYILGPVEIEGTDISNANSGLRVGQNGVVTNEWVVNLEFDSEGTKEFRDVTTRLTSLPAPQNQFAMVLDGLVISAPVSQAVIPDGKAEISGSFTRDSAATLANQLNFGALPLTFEVQSQEQISATLGSEQLQKGLIAGVIGLLLVFIYSLFQYRMLGFLTIASLIVAGVVTYLTIALMSWGIGYRLSLAGVAGLIVAIGFTADSFIVYFERIRDELRDGRTLQQAVSKGWARARRTILAAKAVNLISAVVLYFLAVGGVQGFAVTLGLTTIIDVAVVFWFTHPVMELVARVPFFRDGHKWSGLSPDRLQTRGPRYVGAGKVVGPGQPADRRDAPVAEQEPAGAKGEDELVLAGSAPRTPAHAEDGRRLTIAERRAAERRAAAAQEPAPGGTDGPADAAPSAIDGENEENR; via the coding sequence TTGGCCAACTCCAGCACGCGCCGTTCCCGGCCCGTCCGGACGATCGTCCTGTTCCTGCTCCTGAGCGTCGTCCTCTTCGGCGCGCTCTTCGCGGGGACCAAGGTGGACGGTCGGTCGGCGGACAACCCGGGCGGTGCCTCCTTCGCCCCTGCGCTCGCGCTCGACCTCGAGGGCGGGACGCAGATCGTCCTGCAGCCCGTGACGGAGGACGCGTCCGCGGTCACGCCCGAGACGATCAACCAGGCGATCAACGTCATCCGCCAGCGCATCGACGCGCAGGGCGTCTCCGAGACGGAGATCACGAGCCAGGGCCGCGACAAGATCGTCGTCGGGATCCCGGGTCAGCCGTCCCAGGAGACGATCGACCTCGTCAGCGCGTCGGCGCAGATGCGGTTCCGGCCGGTCCTCACGGTCGGCATGCCGACCGCGACGCCCGCCGAGGACGCGACGGGTGACGAGGCCGCGACGGAGGAGAGCGCGGACCCCGCGACCGAGTCCGCGGACCCTGCGACCGACGACGCGACGGATCCCGCTGCCGACGGGGCCACGGACCCTGCGGCCGACGCGGCGACCGACGCTCCCGCCGACGACGCGACGACGGGCACCGACACGGAGACGACCCGCCCGGAGAACCCCAGCGACCTGGCGCAGATCACGCCGGAGCTGCAGGCGGAGTTCGACGCGCTGGACTGCACCCTGCCGGAGAACCAGGTCGGCGGCGACAGCGGCCCGACCGACGCGGCGTTCGTCTCGTGCGCGGACGACGGCTCGGCCAAGTACATCCTCGGTCCGGTCGAGATCGAGGGCACCGACATCTCGAACGCGAACTCCGGCCTGCGCGTCGGGCAGAACGGCGTCGTCACGAACGAGTGGGTCGTCAACCTCGAGTTCGACTCCGAGGGCACCAAGGAGTTCCGCGACGTCACCACGCGCCTCACCTCGCTGCCGGCCCCCCAGAACCAGTTCGCCATGGTGCTCGACGGGCTCGTCATCTCCGCGCCGGTCTCGCAGGCCGTCATCCCCGACGGCAAGGCCGAGATCTCCGGGAGCTTCACGCGCGACTCCGCCGCGACGCTCGCCAACCAGCTCAACTTCGGCGCGCTTCCCCTGACGTTCGAGGTGCAGAGCCAGGAGCAGATCTCGGCGACCCTGGGGAGCGAGCAGCTCCAGAAGGGGCTCATCGCCGGCGTCATCGGTCTGCTGCTCGTGTTCATCTACTCGCTCTTCCAGTACCGGATGCTCGGGTTCCTCACCATCGCGTCGCTCATCGTGGCGGGCGTGGTCACCTACCTGACCATCGCGCTCATGTCGTGGGGGATCGGCTACCGCCTCTCCCTCGCGGGCGTCGCGGGCCTCATCGTCGCCATCGGCTTCACCGCGGACTCGTTCATCGTGTACTTCGAACGCATCCGCGACGAGCTGCGCGACGGACGCACGCTCCAGCAGGCCGTGTCCAAGGGCTGGGCGCGTGCCCGCCGGACGATCCTCGCCGCGAAGGCCGTCAACCTCATCTCCGCCGTCGTGCTGTACTTCCTCGCGGTGGGTGGCGTCCAGGGCTTCGCCGTCACGCTCGGTCTCACGACGATCATCGACGTCGCCGTGGTCTTCTGGTTCACGCACCCGGTGATGGAGCTCGTCGCCCGAGTCCCGTTCTTCCGCGACGGGCACAAGTGGTCCGGCCTCTCGCCGGACCGGCTGCAGACGCGCGGCCCGCGCTACGTGGGTGCCGGCAAGGTGGTCGGGCCGGGGCAGCCCGCCGACCGCCGCGACGCCCCCGTGGCCGAGCAGGAGCCCGCAGGTGCGAAGGGCGAGGACGAGCTCGTCCTCGCCGGCTCCGCGCCGCGGACGCCGGCGCACGCCGAGGACGGGCGACGACTGACGATCGCCGAGCGCCGCGCGGCGGAGCGTCGCGCCGCCGCCGCACAGGAACCGGCACCCGGTGGGACGGACGGGCCGGCTGACGCCGCGCCGTCCGCCATCGACGGTGAGAACGAGGAGAACCGCTGA
- the secF gene encoding protein translocase subunit SecF, whose amino-acid sequence MAARSFAQWGNDLYTGRKSYPIVQQRKRWFIVVGILSLLSVIVIAVQGLNLGLDFRGGSEFTVTSITDKSQEPAVDAVHSIAPDAEPRVSSVGESALRVQTAELADEDQVNAVRQALADAYGVDVNEVASAFVGPTWGADVSSRALWGVVVFIGLVAVFMAIYFRAWRMSLAAIIALLADLLISAGVYAAVGWEVTPSTIIGFLTILGYSLYDKVVVFDKVRENTAGILDQTRSTYAERANLGVNQTLVRSINTGVVALLPVAGILFIGAFALGAGTLRDISLSLFVGIAVGTASSIFLATPLEVWLRTREPAIAAHTRKVEALRAERLADAGEESDDDAVLAAAGVSGHRQLQPGEHLGNKAQPRRRRPR is encoded by the coding sequence ATGGCCGCCCGTAGCTTTGCCCAGTGGGGCAACGACCTCTACACGGGGCGCAAGTCCTACCCGATCGTCCAGCAGCGCAAGCGCTGGTTCATCGTCGTGGGCATCCTCAGCCTGCTCTCCGTCATCGTGATCGCCGTCCAGGGGCTCAACCTGGGTCTCGACTTCCGCGGTGGCTCGGAGTTCACGGTCACGAGCATCACGGACAAGTCGCAGGAGCCGGCCGTCGACGCCGTGCACTCGATCGCGCCCGACGCCGAGCCCCGCGTGTCGAGCGTCGGCGAGAGCGCGCTGCGGGTCCAGACCGCGGAGCTCGCCGACGAGGACCAGGTCAACGCGGTGCGGCAGGCCCTGGCGGACGCCTACGGCGTCGACGTGAACGAGGTGGCGAGCGCGTTCGTCGGCCCGACCTGGGGCGCCGACGTGTCGTCGCGCGCGCTGTGGGGCGTCGTCGTGTTCATCGGCCTCGTCGCGGTCTTCATGGCGATCTACTTCCGCGCCTGGCGCATGTCGCTCGCCGCGATCATCGCGCTGCTCGCCGACCTGCTCATCTCCGCGGGCGTCTACGCCGCGGTGGGCTGGGAGGTCACGCCGTCGACCATCATCGGGTTCCTCACGATCCTGGGCTACTCGCTGTACGACAAGGTCGTGGTGTTCGACAAGGTCCGCGAGAACACGGCGGGCATCCTCGACCAGACCCGCAGCACGTACGCCGAGCGGGCCAACCTCGGTGTGAACCAGACGCTCGTCCGGTCGATCAACACCGGAGTGGTCGCGCTGCTCCCGGTCGCGGGCATCCTCTTCATCGGTGCCTTCGCCCTCGGCGCCGGCACGCTGCGGGACATCTCGCTGTCGCTCTTCGTCGGTATCGCCGTCGGCACCGCGTCGTCGATCTTCCTCGCGACGCCGCTCGAGGTCTGGCTCCGCACGCGGGAGCCGGCGATCGCTGCGCACACGCGCAAGGTGGAGGCGCTGCGCGCCGAGCGGCTCGCGGACGCCGGCGAGGAGTCGGACGACGACGCCGTGCTCGCGGCGGCGGGCGTGTCGGGCCACCGTCAGCTCCAGCCGGGTGAGCACCTCGGCAACAAGGCGCAGCCGCGTCGCCGTCGTCCCCGATGA
- a CDS encoding adenine phosphoribosyltransferase has translation MTDPHHTPTGEVDGLRAVGLAGLGAQRSSRVLELVRAVPDYPGPGITFRDITGLLADGAAFGHVIEALGDVARAAGGIDLVAGMEARGFLIGAPLATHLGVGFVPLRKAGKLPPPTDAVTYDLEYGTATIELRSGTLPPGARVLVVDDVLATGGTAAAGAELVERGGGVVVGLAFLLELEGLGGRERLAGRDVTTLVHVES, from the coding sequence ATGACGGACCCGCACCACACGCCGACCGGCGAGGTGGACGGCCTGCGGGCCGTCGGCCTCGCCGGTCTCGGCGCGCAGCGGTCCTCCCGCGTGCTCGAGCTCGTGCGTGCCGTGCCCGACTACCCGGGGCCCGGCATCACGTTCCGCGACATCACGGGTCTCCTCGCCGACGGCGCGGCCTTCGGTCACGTCATCGAGGCGCTCGGGGACGTGGCGCGCGCGGCGGGCGGCATCGATCTCGTCGCGGGCATGGAGGCGCGGGGCTTCCTGATCGGCGCCCCGCTCGCGACGCACCTGGGCGTCGGCTTCGTGCCGCTGCGCAAGGCCGGCAAGCTGCCGCCGCCCACCGACGCCGTGACGTACGACCTCGAGTACGGCACCGCCACGATCGAGCTCCGGTCGGGAACACTGCCGCCCGGTGCGCGTGTTCTGGTGGTGGACGACGTGCTCGCGACCGGGGGCACGGCGGCCGCGGGCGCCGAGCTCGTCGAGCGCGGGGGAGGCGTCGTCGTCGGCCTCGCGTTCCTCCTGGAGCTCGAGGGACTGGGTGGCCGGGAGCGGCTCGCGGGCCGCGACGTGACCACGCTGGTCCACGTCGAGTCGTAG
- a CDS encoding RelA/SpoT family protein, with protein sequence MSENTRTSRAPEKAGAQPAPGAGGSGGRGVRSRLVRFGARPNAGSPALEPVLQAVRTNHPRTDLTVIERAYETAERAHRGQLRKSGDPYITHPVAVATILAELGFDGSTLAAALLHDTVEDTDYSLAQLTEEYGEEIAMLVDGVTKLDKVTYGDAAQAETVRKMVVAMARDIRVLVIKLADRLHNARTWKYVSSSSAGRKARETLEIYAPLAHRLGMNTIKWELEDLSFQALYPKVYDEIVHLVAERAPAREEYLAVVREQVTADLRSAKIKATVTGRPKHYYSIYQKMIVRGHDFAEIYDLVGARVLVDSVRDCYAALGALHARWNPVPGRFKDYIAMPKFNMYQSLHTTVIGPGGKPVEIQIRTHEMHRRAEYGVAAHWKYKETAKSGGKTAKDDTAANDMRWLRQLVDWQRETADPAEFLDSLRFEIGGAEVYVFTPKGDVMALPAGSTPVDFAYAVHTEVGHRTMGARVNGRLVPLDSTLENGDSVDVLTSKSENAGPSRDWLAFVKSPRARNKIRQWFSKERREEAVEHGKDAIAKAMRKQNLPIQRLLSHESLVALANELRFADVTALYAAIGEGQVSAANVVSKLVQAMGGEEGTVEDVAETARPGHTARRVRTGDPGVMVKGVDDIWVKLAKCCTPVPGDEIIGFITRGQGVSVHRADCANVVGLRNQPERIVDVSWTTGSNAMFLVQIQVEALDRARLLSDVTRVLSDNHVNILSATVSTSNDRVAMSRFVFEMAEPAHLAQVLSAVRKVDGVFDVYRITGTKAAEATQLPA encoded by the coding sequence ATGAGCGAGAACACCAGGACGTCGCGCGCCCCGGAGAAGGCGGGCGCGCAGCCCGCTCCCGGCGCGGGCGGTTCGGGCGGGCGCGGGGTGCGGTCGCGCCTCGTCCGCTTCGGTGCCCGGCCCAACGCGGGCAGCCCCGCGCTCGAGCCCGTCCTCCAGGCCGTCCGCACCAACCACCCCCGCACCGACCTCACGGTCATCGAGCGTGCCTACGAGACCGCGGAGCGCGCGCACCGGGGGCAGCTGCGCAAGAGCGGCGACCCGTACATCACGCACCCCGTCGCCGTCGCGACGATCCTCGCCGAGCTCGGCTTCGACGGTTCGACCCTCGCCGCCGCGCTCCTGCACGACACGGTGGAGGACACCGACTACTCTCTCGCGCAGCTCACCGAGGAATACGGCGAGGAGATCGCCATGCTCGTCGACGGCGTGACCAAGCTCGACAAGGTGACGTACGGCGACGCCGCGCAGGCCGAGACGGTGCGCAAGATGGTCGTCGCCATGGCGCGCGACATCCGTGTGCTCGTCATCAAGCTCGCCGACCGCCTGCACAACGCGCGCACCTGGAAGTACGTCTCGTCCTCGTCGGCGGGCCGCAAGGCGCGCGAGACGCTCGAGATCTACGCGCCGCTCGCGCACCGCCTCGGCATGAACACGATCAAGTGGGAGCTCGAGGACCTCTCGTTCCAGGCTCTGTACCCCAAGGTCTACGACGAGATCGTGCACCTCGTGGCCGAGCGGGCACCCGCACGCGAGGAGTACCTCGCGGTCGTGCGCGAGCAGGTCACGGCGGACCTGCGCAGCGCGAAGATCAAGGCGACCGTGACCGGGCGGCCCAAGCACTACTACTCGATCTACCAGAAGATGATCGTGCGCGGGCACGACTTCGCGGAGATCTACGACCTCGTCGGTGCGCGCGTCCTCGTGGACAGCGTCCGGGACTGCTACGCGGCGCTCGGCGCACTGCACGCGCGGTGGAACCCCGTGCCCGGGCGGTTCAAGGACTACATCGCGATGCCGAAGTTCAACATGTACCAGTCGTTGCACACGACGGTCATCGGCCCCGGCGGCAAGCCGGTCGAGATCCAGATCCGCACGCACGAGATGCACCGGCGCGCGGAGTACGGCGTCGCGGCGCACTGGAAGTACAAGGAGACCGCCAAGTCGGGCGGGAAGACCGCGAAGGACGACACCGCGGCGAACGACATGCGGTGGCTGCGCCAGCTCGTCGACTGGCAGCGCGAGACGGCGGACCCCGCGGAGTTCCTCGACTCGCTGCGCTTCGAGATCGGCGGCGCCGAGGTCTACGTCTTCACCCCCAAGGGCGACGTCATGGCGTTGCCCGCGGGGTCCACCCCGGTGGACTTCGCCTACGCGGTGCACACCGAGGTCGGCCACCGGACCATGGGCGCGCGCGTCAACGGGCGTCTCGTGCCGCTCGACTCGACGCTCGAGAACGGCGACTCGGTCGACGTCCTCACCTCGAAGTCCGAGAACGCGGGGCCCAGCCGTGACTGGCTCGCGTTCGTCAAGAGCCCCCGCGCGCGCAACAAGATCCGGCAGTGGTTCTCCAAGGAGCGTCGCGAGGAGGCCGTCGAGCACGGCAAGGACGCGATCGCCAAGGCGATGCGCAAGCAGAACCTGCCGATCCAGCGCCTGCTCTCGCACGAGTCGCTCGTCGCGCTCGCCAACGAGCTCCGCTTCGCCGACGTCACGGCGCTGTATGCCGCGATCGGCGAGGGCCAGGTGTCGGCGGCCAACGTCGTCTCCAAGCTCGTCCAGGCGATGGGTGGCGAGGAGGGCACGGTCGAGGACGTCGCGGAGACCGCGCGCCCCGGGCACACCGCGCGCCGCGTGCGCACAGGCGACCCCGGCGTCATGGTCAAGGGCGTCGACGACATCTGGGTCAAGCTCGCCAAGTGCTGCACCCCTGTCCCCGGCGACGAGATCATCGGCTTCATCACGCGCGGCCAGGGCGTCAGCGTGCACCGCGCGGACTGCGCGAACGTCGTCGGGCTGCGCAACCAGCCCGAGCGCATCGTGGACGTCTCGTGGACCACGGGCAGCAACGCGATGTTCCTCGTCCAGATCCAGGTCGAGGCGCTCGACCGGGCGCGCCTGCTCTCCGACGTCACGCGCGTCCTGTCGGACAACCACGTGAACATCCTCTCCGCGACCGTGTCGACGTCGAACGACCGCGTCGCGATGTCCCGCTTCGTCTTCGAGATGGCGGAGCCGGCACACCTCGCGCAGGTGCTCAGCGCGGTCCGCAAGGTCGACGGCGTGTTCGACGTCTACCGCATCACGGGGACGAAGGCCGCCGAGGCGACGCAGCTCCCCGCCTGA
- a CDS encoding ATP-dependent DNA ligase: MDLPVMPPVLPMLAKSVPDVPEPDAVEGGYVYEPKWDGFRAIVYRDGDEVRLDSRNARPMERYFPEVVEAVREALPPRCVVDGEIVVARDGRLEFEVLQQRIHPAASRVRLLAEQTPAALVVFDVLALGDDDLTGEPLARRHEVLDSLGFDGPAVHATPRTRDVAVAREWFDTFEGAGLDGVVAKPLDGTYQPNKRAMLKIKHGREADVVLAGYRLHKTSTPAKPLLGSLLLGLYDDGGQLQFVGVAASFPAARRAALVAELAPLVVEPGTPEADAHPWSGWENPAGERMPGAVSRWSSGKDLSFTPLRVERVLEVAYDHMEGTRFRHTAQFRRWRDDRDPSSCTYAQLEEPVRYDLTGILPGAPGVA, from the coding sequence ATGGACCTGCCCGTCATGCCTCCCGTGCTACCCATGCTCGCGAAGTCCGTGCCCGACGTGCCCGAGCCCGACGCCGTGGAGGGTGGGTACGTCTACGAGCCCAAGTGGGACGGGTTCCGCGCGATCGTGTACCGCGACGGCGACGAGGTGCGCCTCGACAGCCGGAACGCGCGCCCGATGGAGCGCTACTTCCCGGAGGTCGTCGAGGCGGTGCGCGAGGCCCTGCCGCCCCGCTGCGTCGTCGACGGCGAGATCGTCGTCGCCCGGGACGGGCGCCTCGAGTTCGAGGTGCTGCAGCAGCGCATCCACCCCGCGGCCTCGCGCGTGCGCCTGCTCGCCGAGCAGACGCCCGCCGCGCTCGTCGTGTTCGACGTGCTCGCGCTCGGTGACGACGACCTCACGGGCGAGCCGCTGGCACGCCGTCACGAGGTGCTGGACTCGCTCGGCTTCGACGGCCCCGCCGTGCACGCCACCCCCCGTACCCGTGACGTCGCGGTCGCGCGCGAGTGGTTCGACACCTTCGAGGGTGCGGGGCTCGACGGCGTCGTCGCGAAGCCGCTCGACGGGACCTACCAGCCTAACAAGCGCGCGATGCTCAAGATCAAGCACGGGCGCGAGGCGGACGTCGTGCTCGCGGGGTACCGGCTGCACAAGACGTCGACGCCCGCGAAGCCGCTGCTCGGGTCGCTCCTGCTCGGACTGTACGACGACGGCGGCCAGCTCCAGTTCGTGGGTGTCGCCGCGTCCTTCCCGGCGGCGCGCCGGGCCGCGCTCGTGGCCGAGCTCGCCCCGCTGGTCGTCGAGCCGGGCACGCCGGAAGCCGATGCGCACCCCTGGTCCGGCTGGGAGAACCCCGCGGGCGAGCGGATGCCGGGCGCCGTGTCGCGGTGGAGCTCCGGCAAGGACCTCTCCTTCACACCGCTGCGCGTCGAGCGCGTGCTCGAGGTGGCGTACGACCACATGGAGGGCACGCGGTTCCGGCACACGGCGCAGTTCCGGCGCTGGCGCGACGACCGGGACCCGTCGTCGTGCACGTACGCCCAGCTCGAGGAGCCGGTGCGCTACGACCTGACGGGCATCCTCCCGGGTGCGCCCGGCGTGGCCTAG